The Lolium perenne isolate Kyuss_39 chromosome 6, Kyuss_2.0, whole genome shotgun sequence genome segment AGGAGCGCACATTTATTCTTCGAAGAGGAAAAGCATAACCCCCACTCCACCCCACGCCACCATCCACCACCCAACGATTCCGACCGCCCCCTATGAAGGACGAGGCCACCACCACCATATCCGAGGTCGGAGCCCTCGACTTCCTCATGTTATGGGTCTAGCCCATAAGTACTACCGTTTGCTGTCGATGGAGACACCAAGATGAAGCAATTGTATAGGTTGTGGCCCATTCGAGCCCATCTAAGCCCATATCGGGCTCACCTATACCATGCCACCGCATCGCACCGTTCACCGCCAAACTGTCAGACCCTCCTGGTCATCTCCATCCGTAAAGGATTGGGCCAGCGAGCACCGCCACTGCTTCCCGATCTAAGGACAAGGAGCTTTGCCGCCGCCACACCACATAGGCTTTGCCTGTCAATGACCCGGGAGGCGGCGGCAGGAGGAGAGGCGCGGGAGGAGAGGCTGGGAGGAGGCGCGTGGGGTCTATCCCGCCACAGCTGCCACCGCACCGAGGCGAGGAGGAGTCTCCTCACCTCTGACCAAACCACAATTTTGCAGATCGTCCCGTAGCTAAGAGAATACAAccttctttttctttattttctctcTGCTAACTAAGCAAAAAACTGTAAGGTGGCACTTCTATGGGAAGGGCGATCTCAAGCCATTGTTAATTACATGGCCTAAGCAAACAAAGGACGTGATCGAGCGAGAAAAGGACAGCATGCACAAGAAAGGAGGCAGCATAGTAAGAACATGGGCTCAAAAGACTCAATTGGTTCTAACCTGACAACTGCTCCACCCAGCCAAAACATTAGAAAGAAAGAATTATACTGTACTACTACGAGAGTACCACGCGAAACAAAACTTAGGCAGGATACTGAACAAGCAGTCCTTAAAACCAACATGTTCCCCAGCAGCACGACTTCTTGAAACACAACAGGCGATCGACGACTCACGAGTTAGTTAGATAACCATCAAAGAGCACTGGGTTGAAACGGAACTGCCTGTTTCAGAGATCTTGTTGGTCCAATATATCAAGCCCTGGTCCAAAGGAACACGCTGCCAGAGCTCGCGCAAACAAGATGGCCAACTTTGTATGGATGTGCGGACAACCTGCAAGGAATGGTCGTCATGTGCTGGCTTTGGAGGCACGCGCTGCGCGGAGCCGAGATGAGGCCACCGCCGTCACTGCTGCTACCAACTGAGATGACATCTATCGCCCGCTTCATGTTTCCGATAAACAGGTCCGTGTCGTTCCAGCCCCAGATTGCCCTGCAACAATCAATCAACTCGGTTTGAGCAAGAGATATATGTGTAAGATCGtgaagctagctagctagctagccacATGGTGAAAAGAAGAGCTGTCGTACTTGAATGAAGAAATCCAGCGTCCTGTCTGGTTATTATGGTTGATAATGTGCGAGCTATCAAAGTCATCCCCTTCAAAGACTCTGACGGTATCGTCAAGGCTGGACAGTGGACAGAGCAGGAATAAGTTTGCCAGTTGTACCAACAAAATCCTGTGAAACATTAGATTGATATATCCGGTGCTAGTTTCATTTGTAATCTGGGTTAAGTTGGCCATACCACAAAAACTGTCTGAAATAGATCATATCACTATAAATTACTATCAATCAAGGGGACTATTTAAAATAGTACTATACTATTGGGAAAGAGTTGCAGCTGTTTTAATGACGGTATATACTAGGGGGGGATTCTTTAGTCTTTCTTCCTCTTACTAAATGAGAATGATGACAATTCCTGCTTACGCAAGGTGCAGCAAACTAAAACAGAAAACTGAAATTTCACACCATCCACTTCAGGATTCATTATTGTCTAGAAAGAAGTCCACTTTTGGCCCCTCGACTCTAATTCAAGACTACATTTGGTCCTAAACTCCTAATACTTTCAAACGCTCAAAAACTGATCTCGACTTTATTTGAGTGTTAGTTAAAAAGGGCAACTTGACTAAATTGCTGTGAATATGGATCCAAAAATGAAACTGAAATAAGCATTCCTGAGAAGTTAATAACTGTAGGTAGCAGCAGTGAAAGAACTATTCCAGATATTTCAGGAAAAAGATCTACCATCATGCCATCAGTGCCTGTCCAAACTGCTAATAGATACGTGAAATACAAATGGCATAATGTTTAGGCCTGAATCTAGGTACTACTTATGCTAAGTGAACATGCTTATGCAAAGAATTAATCAAGTGTTACACTTCGGCTTAAAAGTCACATCCATTGCTATACTAACTAAAACTACCACGTTAATCATTGAAAAAAAGAATAAATGTATAGGCCGCTCATCTGGTTGTACCAAGTTGTAACAATTATGATAAAATGAAAGATAACAATTTTAAGTTTACGCTTTTCATTTTGATTTCTAAAGCCTATGTCCCTGTCTGTAATTCCTCGAAGCAAGGCCAACGAATCAATAGCAATGTAACTCAAAAATTCCTTGCCCAGCAATGAAATATACAGTACTATTTAGTACACTGCAAGCACACGGGATTACCGACTAGTAATATAAACCTATTAAAATTAACATCATACATATGCTAAAAGATTTGCGGAGGTACCAATTAAAATCCAGAACACAATCAGAGTACATGGCATGGTGATGATTGTTGCAGAAACACATTCATTAGATCAACCAGTGAAATACTTAATACCAAAACAATAGAACGGACATAAAACAGAGCAAATTCAGTTACCTTGTTGTTGCTAGCATGCGGCCACTAGGTGAGAAATAAGCCGACTGAACAGAAGAATCATGTTGGAGAACCTTCAAACAATATTTGTTATTCTCCTGAAGCCTTCTGAGATCCCACACACGTGCTGTTTTATCTGTTGAGCTTGTGGCGAGCATATGTTTCTTCTCTGGATGAAAATCTATCGAGTTGACTGCATTGTCATGTGAGTCCCACGTGGTTGATACCTTGCCCATCCGCTCATCAGAGAGTTTCAGCGTACCGTTCGCGCCACCGAAATAGAGGCAGCTAGCACTGTCCGGGGCTTGACAGAGTGAATAAACAGGGTAGTCACACGAGTGGATAATATTAAAGCTCTCCTTCTCAACGTCCATATGACAAATTTCACCCCCATGGCTACAGCTGTAGATCTATATGAAAGAATCCCCATTAAATAGGGAGCAAATACATTGAAACTGAATTGAACACCATACCATACATATAAAAGAAACTAGAATTCCAAACTGAAGAGCAGCAGCAGAATCACCTTGTGTGGCAGGGCCGGGTGTGCGACGATTGCTGCCACAGGGCCCTGGTGGGGCAAATACTCGAACACCCCATCTGTCTCCGCCACACCAGGTTCCCGGTCGGCGTGCCAGAACCCAACATTCCCCAAGATGTTCCCCGCCGCCACAACTGTCCGGTCGACCAGCGGCAGGACCAGGAGGGCCGGTATCCTGTTGGGCAGCAGCTTCCTCGTGTTGGTAGGTCTCAGCACGAGCTCCTTCCCGGCATCGAACCCGTCGGCACGGAGCTTGGCAGCCCCTGGTGAAAGCGAGACGGCATCCAGGATGGTGGATGCGagcgaggaggagaaggtggtgctGCGGGGCATCGGCGTTGGAGAGAGGGCGGGCTTCGGAGCACGCTGGCGGGACGGTGTGGGCTTCCGACCATGGCGTTGGGAGGGGGTGGGCTTTGGAGCACGGCGCTTGGATGGGGTGGGCGTGGGAGGGGCGGGCTGGGCGTCGGGAGGGGATTGAGAGAGGCGGATGGTGCGCCGGCGCGCGGCAGGAGGCTCGGAGGACTTGATGGCGGATGAGAGGTCGTCGGCCTTGCGGCGGGCGGAGGCGAGGATGATCTC includes the following:
- the LOC127305799 gene encoding DNA damage-binding protein cmr1 translates to MASPPEVDLAEYERLRAENIRLKEIILASARRKADDLSSAIKSSEPPAARRRTIRLSQSPPDAQPAPPTPTPSKRRAPKPTPSQRHGRKPTPSRQRAPKPALSPTPMPRSTTFSSSLASTILDAVSLSPGAAKLRADGFDAGKELVLRPTNTRKLLPNRIPALLVLPLVDRTVVAAGNILGNVGFWHADREPGVAETDGVFEYLPHQGPVAAIVAHPALPHKIYSCSHGGEICHMDVEKESFNIIHSCDYPVYSLCQAPDSASCLYFGGANGTLKLSDERMGKVSTTWDSHDNAVNSIDFHPEKKHMLATSSTDKTARVWDLRRLQENNKYCLKVLQHDSSVQSAYFSPSGRMLATTSLDDTVRVFEGDDFDSSHIINHNNQTGRWISSFKAIWGWNDTDLFIGNMKRAIDVISVGSSSDGGGLISAPRSACLQSQHMTTIPCRLSAHPYKVGHLVCASSGSVFLWTRA